A genome region from Micromonospora peucetia includes the following:
- a CDS encoding dihydrofolate reductase family protein, translating to MGKVVMYSSVSVDGFVADENDQPGPLFDWLSSGDVPLDESGELKVSQTSYDYTRPYWDQIGVTVVGRHVFDLTDGWDGKPPGGIDHVVVVTHRPEPEGWDPEAPFHFVDGVEAAVAKAQELAGDRMVEVAAGDVGGQVLAAGLVDEVRMDVVPVVFGSGKRYFGSVHAQHLLEDPDVVIQGNRVLHLRYRVRR from the coding sequence GTGGGCAAGGTGGTCATGTACAGCTCGGTGTCGGTGGACGGCTTCGTCGCGGACGAGAATGACCAGCCCGGACCGCTGTTCGACTGGTTGTCCAGCGGTGACGTCCCGTTGGACGAGAGCGGCGAGCTGAAGGTGTCGCAGACGTCCTACGACTACACCCGGCCGTACTGGGACCAGATCGGGGTGACAGTCGTCGGCCGCCACGTCTTCGACCTGACGGACGGCTGGGACGGGAAGCCGCCGGGCGGGATCGACCACGTGGTCGTCGTGACGCACCGGCCGGAGCCCGAGGGCTGGGACCCCGAGGCGCCGTTTCACTTCGTCGACGGCGTCGAGGCAGCCGTGGCCAAAGCACAGGAGCTTGCGGGTGACCGCATGGTCGAGGTCGCCGCTGGCGACGTCGGTGGCCAGGTGCTTGCCGCGGGCCTGGTCGACGAGGTGCGCATGGACGTCGTACCCGTGGTGTTCGGGTCCGGCAAGCGCTACTTCGGGTCGGTCCACGCGCAGCACCTGTTGGAGGATCCTGACGTGGTGATTCAGGGCAACCGGGTGCTTCACCTGCGCTATCGGGTGCGCCGTTGA
- a CDS encoding epoxide hydrolase family protein has translation MSSLPQAVPFAIDVPDDLLADLAERLARTRFPRPTASGWSAGTDPGYLRELVTYWRSDFDWRARERELNAVPHYTATLDGAQLHFVHLRAATSSGARPPLPLVLTHGWPSSFVEMLPLAARLADPAAYGGDQDDAFDVVVPSLPGFLFSDLPGHGPVTPPVVADLWARLMADVLGYSTFGAYGGDIGSHVTGFLGARHPQRVVGIHTHHPNLHPVLDDAHPLSAAEQAYLTARSNEHDGSDDGYAAIQSTRPDTLAAALLDSPAGLAAWIVEKYRAWGDCDGDLESRFSKDLLLTVVTLYWATGTIGSSFRPYYDDSRTPPLEAVDVPAGVRLTLEDRHYPREYAERVYRDLRQWRGPTRGGHFLPLEEPDVLANDLRDFFRPLRGGAAYTGSSQLRV, from the coding sequence ATGTCGTCCCTGCCGCAGGCTGTGCCATTCGCCATCGACGTCCCCGACGACCTGCTGGCCGACCTGGCCGAGCGGTTGGCGCGCACCCGCTTCCCCCGCCCCACCGCGAGCGGGTGGAGTGCCGGCACGGATCCGGGCTACCTGCGCGAGCTGGTGACCTACTGGCGCAGCGACTTCGACTGGCGTGCCCGGGAACGCGAACTCAACGCGGTGCCGCACTACACCGCCACCCTGGACGGCGCGCAGCTGCACTTCGTACACCTGCGTGCCGCCACCTCCAGCGGCGCCCGCCCACCGCTGCCGCTGGTGCTCACCCACGGCTGGCCCAGCAGCTTCGTGGAGATGTTGCCGCTGGCGGCGCGGCTGGCCGACCCCGCCGCCTACGGCGGCGATCAGGACGACGCCTTTGACGTCGTCGTTCCGTCCCTGCCCGGCTTCCTGTTCTCGGACCTGCCGGGCCACGGCCCGGTGACCCCTCCGGTGGTTGCCGACCTGTGGGCCCGGCTGATGGCCGATGTCCTGGGCTACTCCACGTTCGGCGCGTACGGCGGCGACATCGGCTCTCATGTCACCGGCTTCCTCGGCGCCCGGCACCCGCAGCGGGTGGTCGGGATCCACACCCACCATCCGAACCTGCACCCCGTCCTCGACGACGCCCATCCGTTGTCCGCAGCCGAGCAGGCCTACCTGACAGCGCGATCAAACGAGCACGATGGCAGCGACGACGGCTACGCCGCCATCCAGAGCACCCGACCGGACACCCTCGCCGCGGCCCTGCTCGACTCTCCCGCCGGCCTGGCGGCCTGGATCGTGGAGAAGTACCGGGCCTGGGGCGACTGCGACGGAGACCTGGAATCCCGGTTCAGCAAAGACCTCCTGCTCACCGTCGTCACGCTGTACTGGGCGACCGGGACGATCGGCTCATCCTTCCGGCCCTACTACGACGACTCCCGGACTCCGCCCCTGGAGGCTGTCGACGTGCCAGCGGGAGTCCGGCTCACCCTGGAGGACCGGCACTACCCCCGCGAGTACGCCGAGCGCGTCTATCGTGACCTGCGCCAATGGCGCGGCCCGACCCGCGGGGGCCACTTCCTGCCCCTGGAGGAACCCGACGTGCTCGCCAACGACCTGCGAGACTTCTTCCGGCCGCTGCGCGGCGGGGCCGCGTATACCGGCTCTTCACAGTTGAGGGTGTAG
- a CDS encoding YciI family protein, with protein MEFFCFHRDRRESLALRLDLLEEHWSYMDRYAAEMIARGPTLAADGETPTGSVHVVDLPDAAAARMFAFDEPGYQAGVYRDVLLRRWRNLLGRTMWDFPGGRTGGNRYLVLGLGAGQPADLDVSADRDDLIAYGPLLSDDGATWVGTAVLVRAEDPDEARAVLTPDRYAEIEVHNWTFGGRA; from the coding sequence ATGGAGTTCTTCTGTTTCCACCGAGACCGGCGCGAATCCCTGGCCCTGCGGCTCGATTTGCTGGAAGAACACTGGTCCTACATGGACCGGTACGCGGCGGAGATGATCGCGCGTGGCCCTACCCTCGCCGCCGACGGAGAGACGCCCACCGGCAGCGTGCACGTCGTCGACCTGCCCGATGCCGCCGCCGCCCGGATGTTCGCCTTCGACGAGCCCGGCTACCAGGCCGGTGTGTACCGGGACGTGCTGCTGCGCCGATGGCGCAACCTGCTGGGCCGCACCATGTGGGACTTTCCCGGCGGCCGGACCGGGGGAAACCGGTACCTGGTGCTCGGCCTCGGTGCGGGACAGCCCGCCGACCTGGACGTGAGCGCGGACCGCGACGACCTGATCGCGTACGGGCCGCTGCTGTCCGATGACGGTGCCACCTGGGTGGGTACGGCAGTGCTGGTGCGGGCGGAGGACCCGGACGAGGCGCGTGCCGTGCTGACTCCGGACCGGTACGCCGAGATCGAAGTCCACAACTGGACGTTCGGCGGCCGGGCGTGA
- a CDS encoding alpha/beta fold hydrolase, translated as MTTTETRTLAAPGVDLVYDVRGPQSATGGHRTLLMIGQPMAADGFGSLAAHFTDRPAVTYDPRGLGRSVRTDGRSDHTPQQQAADLHLLIEALGGAPVDVFASSGGAVTALELVASHPGDVVTLVAHEPPINSVLPDAAAADRARAGFNEAYQAKGTGAGMAAFMAMVSWQGEFTDEYFAQPAPDPAAFGLPTEDDGSRDDPLLSRNSWAVTDYRPDAAALTAAPTRIVIAVGEETAGTYTARTAVATAALLGQEAVVFPSHHGGFLGGEFGYAGKPAEFAAKLREVLDAS; from the coding sequence ATGACGACGACAGAGACCCGTACCCTCGCCGCACCCGGTGTCGACCTGGTCTACGACGTGCGCGGCCCGCAGTCGGCCACCGGCGGGCACCGCACGCTGCTCATGATCGGCCAACCGATGGCTGCGGACGGCTTCGGCTCGCTCGCCGCCCACTTCACCGACCGCCCGGCCGTCACCTACGACCCGCGCGGTCTGGGCCGCAGCGTACGAACGGACGGCCGGTCGGACCACACGCCGCAGCAACAGGCAGCCGACCTGCACCTGCTGATCGAGGCGCTCGGCGGCGCTCCGGTCGACGTGTTCGCCAGCAGCGGCGGTGCGGTGACCGCACTGGAACTGGTCGCGTCCCACCCGGGGGATGTGGTCACGTTGGTGGCGCACGAGCCGCCGATCAACTCCGTGCTCCCCGACGCCGCAGCCGCCGACCGCGCGAGGGCCGGCTTCAACGAGGCGTACCAGGCGAAGGGCACCGGCGCGGGCATGGCCGCCTTCATGGCCATGGTCTCCTGGCAGGGCGAGTTCACCGACGAATACTTCGCCCAGCCCGCGCCCGACCCGGCGGCGTTCGGCCTGCCGACCGAGGACGACGGCTCCCGCGACGACCCGCTGCTGTCGAGAAACTCCTGGGCGGTCACCGACTACCGGCCCGACGCGGCGGCGCTCACCGCGGCACCGACCCGGATCGTGATCGCGGTCGGCGAGGAGACGGCGGGGACGTACACCGCGCGCACGGCCGTCGCCACGGCGGCGCTGCTCGGCCAGGAGGCCGTGGTGTTCCCGAGCCACCACGGCGGCTTCCTCGGCGGCGAGTTCGGTTACGCCGGCAAACCCGCCGAGTTCGCGGCCAAGCTGCGGGAGGTGCTGGACGCCAGCTGA
- a CDS encoding ABC transporter ATP-binding protein, which translates to MAIIEVDSLVKRYGDHTVVNGVSFAVEQGEIFGILGPNGAGKTTTVECVEGLRTPDGGTIRVCGIDPQRDTGKLRQLLGAQLQASELPDKLKVGEAMELYSSFYREPADWRELIGTLGLTGKLDTQFRRLSGGQKQRLSIALALVGNPRVAVLDELTTGLDPQARRDTWDLIEGIRDRGVTVLLVTHFMEEAERLCDRLAVIDSGRLVALDSPAGLVARVDDRQRIRFRPSVPLDHAVLAALPEVTSVERAGSQLVVTGTGNLLLAVTTVLARNQVIAADLRVEQTSLDDAFIALTGRPIDA; encoded by the coding sequence ATGGCAATCATCGAGGTAGACAGCCTCGTCAAGCGCTACGGCGACCACACCGTGGTGAACGGGGTCAGCTTTGCCGTCGAGCAGGGCGAGATCTTCGGCATCCTGGGTCCCAACGGGGCCGGCAAGACCACGACCGTCGAGTGCGTCGAGGGGTTACGCACCCCGGACGGCGGCACCATTCGCGTCTGCGGCATCGACCCGCAGCGCGACACCGGGAAGCTGCGGCAACTGCTCGGCGCGCAGCTCCAGGCGAGCGAGCTGCCCGACAAGCTCAAGGTCGGCGAGGCGATGGAGCTGTACAGCTCCTTCTACCGCGAGCCGGCCGACTGGCGGGAGCTGATCGGCACCCTGGGCCTCACCGGCAAGCTCGACACGCAGTTCCGGCGGTTGTCCGGCGGGCAGAAGCAGCGGTTGTCGATCGCGCTCGCGCTGGTCGGCAACCCGAGGGTGGCGGTGCTCGACGAGCTCACCACCGGCCTTGACCCGCAGGCGCGGCGCGACACGTGGGATCTGATCGAGGGCATCCGGGATCGGGGTGTGACGGTCCTGCTGGTGACGCACTTCATGGAGGAGGCGGAACGGCTCTGCGACCGGTTGGCCGTGATCGACTCCGGTCGCCTCGTCGCGCTCGATTCCCCGGCCGGGCTGGTGGCGCGGGTCGACGACCGGCAGCGGATCCGGTTCCGGCCGTCCGTGCCGTTGGACCACGCCGTACTGGCCGCGTTGCCCGAGGTCACGTCGGTCGAGCGGGCCGGCAGCCAGCTCGTGGTGACCGGCACGGGAAACCTGCTGCTCGCCGTGACCACCGTGCTCGCCCGCAACCAGGTCATCGCGGCCGACCTGCGAGTCGAGCAGACCTCACTGGACGATGCGTTCATCGCGCTCACCGGCCGCCCCATCGACGCCTGA
- a CDS encoding ABC transporter permease, with protein MSALSRLTATETRLFFREPMLVFFTLGFPPLLLAILGAIPTFREPEATLGGLRVIDLYTPIIVAMGVAMFALNSLSQLFATYREKGVLRRMRTTPVKPKVMLGAQLLMSTIMSVVTMLVVLAVGRLAFDVSLPRQLPAYLTGYLLTALAMFAIGLLVASLAPTGKSAGAIGTLLFFPVVFFAGLWVPRDNMTGALRTISDFTPLGAGVQSLQDAMAGHWPQLLHVAVMLGWTIVAGGLAARYFRWE; from the coding sequence ATGTCCGCTCTGTCCCGGCTCACCGCCACCGAGACCAGACTGTTCTTCCGTGAGCCGATGCTCGTCTTCTTCACGCTCGGATTCCCCCCGCTGCTGCTCGCCATCCTCGGTGCGATTCCGACGTTCCGAGAGCCCGAGGCGACCCTCGGCGGTCTGCGGGTCATCGACCTGTACACGCCCATCATCGTCGCGATGGGCGTCGCCATGTTCGCGCTCAACAGTCTGTCGCAGCTGTTCGCCACCTACCGGGAGAAAGGCGTACTGCGACGCATGCGGACCACCCCGGTCAAGCCGAAGGTCATGCTCGGCGCGCAGCTGCTGATGTCCACGATCATGTCCGTGGTGACGATGTTGGTCGTGCTCGCCGTCGGCCGCCTGGCGTTCGACGTGAGCCTGCCCCGGCAACTGCCGGCCTACCTGACGGGCTACCTGCTGACGGCGCTGGCAATGTTCGCGATCGGTCTGCTCGTCGCCTCGCTCGCGCCAACCGGCAAGAGCGCCGGCGCGATCGGGACTCTGCTGTTCTTCCCGGTCGTGTTCTTCGCCGGTCTCTGGGTGCCGCGCGACAACATGACCGGCGCTCTTCGGACGATCAGCGACTTCACCCCGCTCGGCGCCGGCGTGCAATCATTGCAGGACGCCATGGCCGGTCACTGGCCGCAACTGCTGCACGTGGCCGTCATGCTGGGGTGGACGATCGTGGCCGGTGGGCTGGCCGCGCGATACTTCCGCTGGGAGTAG